In Cheilinus undulatus linkage group 14, ASM1832078v1, whole genome shotgun sequence, a genomic segment contains:
- the LOC121521670 gene encoding gastrula zinc finger protein XlCGF57.1-like translates to MSGVWRVAHEEKPQIAEDQLLSKEELPPEKEEWSPSLDQEHSEFPHIKEEQEELWSSQEGAQLQISGEADISQFPITLVVIKKEDDEEKPQYSAEQMETRADGEDCGGGELARDFSPERHLLSEKEVKTEDSSEPETDNSDDWRETREHQSGRNSVNRRKNRRPRTDKKSYSCSECSKAFKDNWHLTQHIRMHTGEKPFSCSECGKTFKMKQSLADHRRLHTGEKPFGCSVCSKKFNQKGSLTTHMLVHTGKKPFSCSVCSKNFNQKGSLTTHMLVHTGEQPFSCSECGKTFNLKGNLTTHMLVHMREKPFGCSECSKSFKVKGSLTKHMVIHTGEKPFSCPDCDKRFHQKSSLNYHIKTHRAEKPVGCSECGKRFYQQGNLTEHMLIHKEKDPGRPFSCSQCGKAFRKKGHLITHQRVHTGEKAFGCPICGKTFSQKGNLKLHISNHSGQKPHSCSECGKSFNVKGNLATHRLLHMEEKAFSCSECGKRFNQKGNLTQHMMIHTGEKPFSCSECDKRFTHKAGLRYHVATHRGEQSFSCSECGKKFNHEGNLNKHMTIHTEEKPFSCSQCGSLFREKRQLKRHLKVHTGEKAFSCPDCGKKFAEKSNMSLHIAKHRGEKPFCCSVCDRRFSWSSQLRIHKCVGRQASEELPNQTKEKREVEPES, encoded by the exons ATGTCCGGGGTGTGGAGAGTTGCACACGAAGAGAAGCCCCAGATAGCAG AAGACCAGCTGCTGAGTAAAGAAGAGCTTCCCCCTGAGAAGGAGGAGTGGAGCCCCAGTCTGGACCAGGAACACTCTGAGTTCCCACATATTAAAGAGGAACAAGAGGAGTTGTGGAGCAGTCAGGAGGGAGCGCAGCTTCAGATATCAGGAGAGGCTGACATTAGTCAGTTCCCCATCACTCTTGTTGTTATAAAGAaggaagatgatgaagagaaacctcagTACTCAGCTGAACAGATGGAAACaagagctgatggagaggactgtggaggaggagaaCTAGCCAGGGACTTCAGTCCAGAGAGACATTTACTATCGGAGAAAGAGGTCAAGACTGAAGATTCTTCAGAACCTGAGACTGACAACAGCGATGATTGGAGGGAGACCAGAGAACATCAGTCAGGACGTAACTCTGtgaacagaagaaaaaacaggagGCCAAGGACTGATAAGAAATCATACAGTTGCTCTGAGTGTAGTAAAGCATTCAAAGATAACTGGCATCTTACACAACACATAAGAATGcatacaggagagaaacccttcagttgctctgagtgtggtaaaacattcaaaatgaaacagagcCTGGCAGACCACAGGAGACttcacacaggggagaaaccatttgGCTGTTCTGTTTGCAGtaaaaaatttaatcaaaaaggAAGTCTGACTACACACATGTTAGTTCACACAGGAAAGAAACCCTTCAGTTGCTCTGTTTGCAGTAAGAATTTTAACCAAAAAGGAAGTCTGACAACACACATGCTAGTTCATACAGGAGAGCAGCCTTTTAGCTgttctgagtgtggtaaaacatttaatctaaaaGGAAACCTAACCACCCACATGTTGGTTCACATGAGAGAGAAACCATTTGGTTGTTCTGAGTGTAGTAAAAGTTTCAAAGTTAAGGGAAGTCTGACCAAACATATGGtcattcacacaggagagaaacccttcagctgccctGACTGTGACAAAAGATTTCACCAAAAATCTAGCCTGAATTACCATATTAAAACTCACAGAGCAGAGAAACCCGTTGGTTGCTCTgaatgtggtaaaagattttaCCAGCAAGGAAATCTGACAGAGCATATGCTTATTCATAAAGAGAAAGATCCAGGAAGACCCTTTAGTTGCTCTCAATGTGGGAAAGCATTTCGAAAAAAGGGGCATTTGATCACACACCAAAGAGTTCACACTGGTGAAAAAGCTTTTGGCTGTCCTATTTGTGGTAAAACATTTTCACAGAAAGGTAATCTAAAACTTCACATTTCAAATCACAGTGGACAGAAACCCCatagctgctctgagtgtggtaaatcATTCAATGTAAAAGGAAATCTGGCCACTCACAGGCTGCTTCATATGGAAGAGAAggccttcagctgctctgagtgtggtaaaagattcaACCAAAAAGGAAATCTGACTCAGCACATGAtgattcacacaggagagaaacccttcagctgctccgAGTGTGACAAAAGATTTACTCATAAGGCTGGTCTTAGGTATCACGTGGCAACTCACAGAGGAGAGCAaagcttcagctgctctgagtgtggtaaaaaattTAACCATGAAGGTAATCTTAATAAACACATGACTATTCATACGGAAGAGAAACCCTTTAGCTGCTCTCAGTGTGGAAGCCTGTTCCGAGAAAAAAGACAACTGAAAAGACACCTGAAAGTACACACAGGGGAGAAAGCCTTCAGTTGTCCTGACTGTGGTAAAAAATTTGCTGAAAAGTCCAACATGTCACTTCATATTGCAaaacacagaggagagaaacccttctgTTGTTCTGTTTGCGATAGAAGATTCTCTTGGTCATCTCAATTAAGAATCCACAAGTGTGTTGGACGCCAGGCTTCAGAGGAACTTCCAAACCAAACTAAGGAGAAAAGAGAAGTAGAACCAGaaagctga